In Deltaproteobacteria bacterium, a single genomic region encodes these proteins:
- a CDS encoding protein kinase yields the protein MSDEVDATGAELPPGELQMRDRLRARLFGMPCEPRMRGRYVVLGVIGRGGLGVVHAAYDPELDRKVAIKVLRQQAPGAARLRERLRREAVALARLSHPNVVAVHDLGDDGDELWIAMALVDGCTLRAWLDAQPRSWRAVRDVLVGVASGLAAAHRVGLVHRDIKPGNIMIASDGRPLVLDFGLARQVDGIDAPPPAAAPRLGDGDLTDAGTLLGTPAYMAPEQLRGGVIDARTDQWGLCVTAYECLYGARPFVAEGIEQLRRQVEGGPPPAPARGVPRWLHRAIERGLAVDPAGRHADMDALAWALHHDRRSRRRQWWALAAALLLAIASAGIAALVVGSATDPRLLIRIALLERQAQEAAAAQRFVVPTSASPGATTALQAVVALERIDTRDARSRARALRASFATALAARGDAYWELPGGRGYAADFYAAAALFEPERPEPRARALRTDGELAVLRDQALRGEFTDAELEQGQLLTTLATASDPPRALTDARARQAAVDRLPALTRPLALAVAPPLTPTPSPAAVADPSSRPTSMLTDSAAPAAASDDGETTARTRASASASAKAGWSALRGGDDREAETAFHRALAADPRQASALRGLAEIHFDRGEYQRALDYATKACRAAPRDRRAHMQHGDVAFKVLHYDEARRAYERAQALGDPDAARALARLAALQGG from the coding sequence GTGAGCGACGAGGTCGATGCGACCGGTGCGGAGCTTCCGCCCGGCGAACTGCAGATGCGCGACCGCCTGCGCGCGCGACTGTTCGGCATGCCCTGCGAACCGCGGATGCGAGGGCGCTACGTCGTGCTCGGTGTGATCGGTCGCGGTGGCCTCGGGGTCGTGCACGCCGCTTACGATCCCGAGCTCGATCGCAAGGTCGCGATCAAGGTCCTGCGACAGCAGGCCCCCGGAGCCGCGCGGCTCCGGGAGCGGCTGCGACGCGAAGCCGTCGCACTGGCCCGGCTCTCGCACCCGAACGTGGTCGCGGTCCACGACCTCGGCGACGACGGCGACGAGCTGTGGATCGCGATGGCGCTGGTCGATGGCTGCACGCTGCGTGCGTGGCTCGATGCGCAGCCACGATCATGGCGAGCGGTTCGAGACGTGCTGGTCGGGGTTGCAAGCGGCCTGGCGGCGGCGCACCGGGTCGGCCTGGTCCATCGCGACATCAAGCCCGGCAACATCATGATCGCGAGCGACGGTCGCCCGCTCGTGCTGGACTTCGGGCTCGCGCGACAGGTCGACGGGATCGACGCCCCGCCACCCGCCGCGGCCCCGCGTCTCGGCGATGGCGATCTCACCGACGCTGGCACGTTGCTCGGCACGCCGGCCTACATGGCCCCCGAGCAACTTCGCGGCGGCGTGATCGATGCGCGCACCGATCAGTGGGGCCTGTGCGTGACCGCCTACGAGTGCCTCTACGGCGCGCGCCCGTTCGTCGCCGAGGGCATCGAGCAGCTGCGTCGGCAGGTCGAAGGCGGACCACCGCCGGCGCCCGCCCGCGGCGTGCCGCGATGGTTGCACCGCGCGATCGAGCGCGGCCTCGCGGTCGATCCCGCCGGTCGACACGCCGACATGGACGCCCTCGCGTGGGCGCTGCATCACGATCGTCGCTCGCGACGGCGACAGTGGTGGGCGCTGGCCGCCGCACTGTTGCTGGCGATCGCGAGTGCTGGCATCGCGGCGCTCGTGGTCGGGAGCGCGACCGATCCGCGGCTGCTGATCCGCATCGCGCTGCTCGAGCGACAGGCGCAGGAGGCCGCCGCCGCGCAGCGGTTCGTGGTGCCGACGTCGGCATCACCCGGCGCGACCACGGCGCTGCAGGCCGTGGTCGCGCTCGAGCGCATCGACACCCGCGACGCGCGGAGCCGTGCGCGCGCGCTGCGGGCGAGCTTCGCCACCGCGCTCGCAGCCCGCGGCGACGCCTACTGGGAACTTCCCGGTGGTCGCGGCTATGCGGCCGATTTCTACGCCGCCGCAGCCCTGTTCGAGCCCGAGCGACCGGAGCCCCGCGCCCGGGCGCTGCGGACCGACGGCGAGCTCGCGGTGCTGCGCGATCAGGCGCTACGCGGCGAGTTCACGGACGCCGAGCTCGAGCAGGGGCAGCTGCTCACCACCCTCGCGACCGCGAGCGATCCGCCCCGCGCGCTCACCGACGCGCGCGCCCGCCAGGCCGCGGTCGATCGGCTGCCAGCGCTGACACGCCCGCTCGCGCTCGCCGTCGCGCCCCCGCTGACGCCGACACCATCGCCCGCAGCCGTCGCCGACCCGTCGTCGCGCCCCACGTCGATGCTCACGGACTCCGCCGCACCGGCGGCGGCATCGGACGACGGCGAGACCACTGCGCGCACGCGGGCGAGCGCCAGCGCGAGCGCCAAGGCTGGCTGGTCCGCGCTGCGCGGCGGTGACGACCGCGAGGCCGAGACCGCGTTCCATCGCGCGCTCGCGGCCGATCCTCGCCAGGCCTCGGCGCTGCGCGGCCTCGCCGAGATCCACTTCGATCGCGGCGAGTACCAGCGCGCACTCGACTACGCGACCAAGGCCTGCCGCGCCGCGCCGCGCGACCGCAGGGCGCACATGCAACACGGCGATGTCGCGTTCAAGGTCCTCCACTACGACGAGGCTCGCCGCGCCTACGAGCGCGCGCAGGCCCTGGGCGATCCCGACGCCGCGCGGGCGCTGGCACGACTCGCCGCGCTGCAGGGCGGCTGA